In Candidatus Binatia bacterium, one genomic interval encodes:
- a CDS encoding DUF1232 domain-containing protein: MSLRAGSTWPPLQVGMRWLRLVRHLPNFVRLYWRLFWDRRVSVWPKGLLLLSLLYWVSPIDIIPDVIPVVGEIDDLVVLIVVCRLFMYMCPREVVQEHVGRIDAETGRA; the protein is encoded by the coding sequence ATGTCCCTGCGTGCCGGCTCGACGTGGCCCCCCTTACAAGTCGGCATGCGCTGGCTACGGCTCGTACGTCACCTGCCGAACTTCGTGCGGCTCTACTGGCGCTTGTTCTGGGACCGCCGGGTGTCCGTCTGGCCGAAGGGGCTGCTGCTCCTCAGTCTGCTGTATTGGGTGTCGCCCATCGACATCATTCCCGATGTGATTCCTGTCGTCGGCGAGATTGACGATCTCGTCGTCCTGATCGTCGTGTGCCGTCTGTTCATGTATATGTGTCCGCGCGAGGTCGTGCAGGAGCACGTCGGCCGGATCGACGCGGAAACTGGAAGGGCGTGA
- a CDS encoding glutathione S-transferase N-terminal domain-containing protein, with protein sequence MIDLFTAPTPNGWKVSIMLEEIGLPYTVHPIQLQEGQQKEPWFLKINPNGRIPAIIDRDEDDFAVFESGAILIYLAEKTGKLLPTNVRRRSEVIQWLMFQMAGVGPMQGQANVFFRYAPEKIEYAITRYQDETTRLYRVLDHRLADHEFLAGDYSIADIATWPWVRIHAWAGVETDGMPNLNRWLDTVAARPACVKGVQVPSLTDNGKEMQRWIDKFRAGEA encoded by the coding sequence ATGATCGATCTGTTCACGGCGCCAACGCCGAACGGCTGGAAGGTTTCCATCATGCTGGAGGAGATCGGACTGCCGTACACGGTGCACCCGATCCAGCTGCAGGAGGGACAGCAGAAGGAACCCTGGTTCCTCAAGATCAATCCCAACGGCCGCATTCCGGCCATCATCGACCGCGACGAGGATGACTTCGCCGTGTTCGAATCGGGGGCGATTCTCATTTACCTGGCCGAGAAGACCGGTAAACTGCTGCCGACGAACGTGCGCCGCCGTTCCGAGGTGATCCAGTGGCTGATGTTTCAAATGGCCGGCGTCGGCCCGATGCAAGGGCAGGCCAACGTCTTCTTCCGCTACGCGCCCGAGAAGATCGAGTACGCGATCACGCGCTATCAAGACGAGACGACACGCCTGTACCGTGTTCTCGATCACCGTCTCGCCGACCACGAATTCCTCGCCGGCGATTATTCGATCGCCGACATTGCCACCTGGCCGTGGGTGCGTATCCATGCGTGGGCAGGAGTGGAGACCGACGGCATGCCGAACCTGAACCGGTGGCTCGACACCGTGGCGGCCCGTCCCGCCTGCGTGAAAGGCGTCCAGGTCCCCTCCCTGACCGACAACGGCAAAGAGATGCAGCGCTGGATCGATAAGTTCCGCGCCGGTGAGGCGTGA
- a CDS encoding Uma2 family endonuclease, which translates to MVQTVPVETRYTVERYFELVETGVLHADDRVELLEGVIVAVSPQNPRHASATTRAHHALANALAHRAVVRVQMPLVLGSYSVPEPDVAVVPGTDADYDDAHPTTALLIVEVADSSLLQDRLTKSALYAAAGIPEYWLVNLRDDCIEVFRAPDPSTRRYAETRTRRRGEQIDLVAFADAQVSVSDLLPTRK; encoded by the coding sequence ATGGTACAAACGGTACCCGTTGAGACCCGCTACACGGTGGAGCGCTACTTCGAGCTTGTCGAAACCGGCGTGCTGCACGCCGACGATCGGGTGGAGTTGCTGGAGGGGGTGATCGTTGCGGTGTCTCCGCAGAACCCGCGGCACGCGTCGGCAACAACGCGGGCGCACCATGCCCTCGCTAATGCGCTGGCGCACCGGGCCGTCGTTCGTGTGCAAATGCCATTGGTTCTTGGCAGCTACTCGGTTCCGGAGCCGGACGTGGCCGTCGTGCCGGGAACGGACGCTGACTACGACGACGCGCACCCGACCACGGCGTTGCTCATCGTTGAAGTCGCCGACAGCTCGCTGTTGCAGGACCGCCTCACGAAGAGTGCGCTGTACGCTGCCGCCGGGATTCCCGAGTACTGGCTGGTGAACCTGCGCGACGACTGCATCGAGGTGTTCCGGGCGCCCGATCCCAGCACGCGGCGCTACGCCGAGACGCGCACCCGGCGGCGCGGTGAGCAGATCGATCTCGTGGCCTTTGCGGATGCGCAGGTAAGTGTCAGCGATCTGTTGCCGACCCGGAAGTGA